One stretch of Vulgatibacter sp. DNA includes these proteins:
- a CDS encoding GFA family protein: MKTGGCACGAVRYTISLEMTPVTFCHCSKCRRWHGHVGAYAAVDRPGFRFDEQRGLKWWALSPTVRRGFCGECGSSLLWDEEGVPKISICAGSLDAPTGLRPKAHIYLGSKGDYYEVPEDGLIRREEFTR; this comes from the coding sequence ATGAAGACAGGTGGATGTGCCTGCGGCGCGGTGCGCTACACGATCAGCCTCGAGATGACCCCGGTCACGTTCTGCCATTGCTCGAAGTGCCGGCGCTGGCACGGACACGTCGGCGCGTACGCAGCGGTCGACCGGCCCGGTTTCCGGTTCGACGAGCAGCGCGGGCTCAAGTGGTGGGCTCTGTCGCCAACGGTGCGCCGCGGCTTCTGCGGCGAATGCGGATCGAGCCTCCTCTGGGACGAGGAAGGCGTGCCGAAGATCTCGATCTGCGCGGGCAGCCTCGACGCGCCGACCGGGCTGCGGCCGAAGGCGCACATCTACCTGGGGAGCAAGGGCGACTACTACGAAGTGCCAGAGGATGGCCTCATCCGGCGGGAGGAGTTCACCCGGTGA
- a CDS encoding NAD(P)/FAD-dependent oxidoreductase: MRLRISNISLWLDEDESLLLARAAHAVGLPVDQVSAPRVVRKSLDCRKKGHPRFLHVVDVEVPEAAGVTIGGDVQPAPADPPPPPVTRKPQERPIIVGTGPAGLFAALGLMERGIPSILLERGKPIGPRRRDVAVMGREGKLDPESNMNFGEGGAGAYTDGKLTTRITHPSVRKVIEVFARFGAPDQILTDAKPHIGSDLLPGAVTGLREWLESQGCEVRFGAKAVDILRDPKGRCRGVLLADGTELLSDRVILAPGNSARDLYERFFEQGWALEAKPFAIGFRAEHPQKLIDRIQYGQAAGHPKLPPADYKLAENPVCEGKPRGVYSFCMCPGGIVVPTPTEEGLLCVNGMSNSRRNAHFANSGIVVAVSLDDFERDGHGRDALSGLRFQRKWEKAAFELGGGNYFAPAQRVTDYIAGRLGTAPGKTTYRPGLTHADLSLLLPAHVTATLKQALRGFDRKMRGYVTEEATLIALEARTSAPLRIVRGDDYQAISAPGLYPCGEGVGYAGGIVSAAVDGLRVAEAIAAECDALAA, translated from the coding sequence TTCCTCCACGTGGTGGACGTCGAGGTCCCCGAAGCGGCCGGCGTCACCATCGGCGGCGACGTGCAGCCCGCCCCGGCGGATCCCCCGCCGCCCCCGGTGACCCGCAAGCCCCAGGAGCGGCCGATCATCGTGGGCACCGGCCCCGCCGGCCTCTTCGCCGCGCTGGGCCTGATGGAGCGGGGGATCCCCTCGATCCTCCTCGAGCGCGGCAAGCCGATCGGCCCCCGCCGCCGCGACGTGGCGGTGATGGGCCGCGAGGGCAAGCTCGATCCCGAGTCGAACATGAACTTCGGCGAAGGCGGCGCCGGCGCCTATACGGACGGCAAGCTGACCACGCGGATCACCCACCCCTCGGTGCGGAAGGTGATCGAGGTCTTCGCCCGCTTCGGCGCCCCCGACCAGATCCTCACCGACGCCAAGCCGCACATCGGCTCGGACCTCCTCCCCGGCGCCGTCACCGGCCTGCGGGAGTGGCTCGAGTCCCAGGGCTGCGAGGTCCGCTTCGGGGCGAAGGCCGTCGACATCCTCCGCGACCCGAAGGGCCGCTGCAGGGGCGTGCTCCTCGCCGACGGCACCGAGCTCCTCTCCGACCGCGTGATCCTCGCGCCAGGCAACTCGGCACGCGACCTCTACGAGCGCTTCTTCGAGCAGGGCTGGGCGCTGGAGGCCAAGCCCTTCGCCATCGGCTTCCGGGCCGAGCACCCGCAGAAGCTCATCGACCGGATCCAGTACGGCCAGGCGGCGGGCCACCCCAAGCTGCCCCCCGCCGACTACAAGCTCGCCGAGAACCCGGTCTGCGAGGGCAAGCCCCGCGGCGTCTACTCCTTCTGCATGTGCCCCGGCGGCATCGTCGTGCCCACGCCCACCGAGGAGGGGCTGCTCTGCGTCAACGGCATGAGCAACAGCCGCCGCAACGCCCACTTCGCCAACTCGGGGATCGTGGTGGCGGTGAGCCTCGACGACTTCGAGCGGGACGGCCACGGCCGCGACGCCCTCTCCGGCCTGCGCTTCCAGCGCAAGTGGGAGAAGGCGGCCTTCGAGCTCGGCGGCGGCAACTACTTCGCTCCGGCGCAGCGGGTGACCGATTACATCGCCGGCAGGCTGGGCACGGCCCCGGGCAAGACGACCTACCGGCCGGGCCTCACCCACGCCGATCTCTCGCTCCTCCTGCCGGCCCACGTCACCGCCACCCTCAAGCAGGCGCTCCGGGGCTTCGACCGGAAGATGCGCGGCTACGTCACCGAGGAGGCGACGCTCATCGCCCTCGAGGCGCGGACGAGCGCCCCCTTGCGGATCGTGCGGGGCGACGACTACCAGGCAATTTCGGCGCCGGGGCTCTATCCTTGCGGGGAGGGCGTGGGCTACGCCGGCGGGATCGTCTCCGCAGCGGTGGACGGCCTGCGCGTTGCCGAAGCGATCGCGGCGGAGTGTGATGCACTCGCTGCCTGA